In Mastigocladopsis repens PCC 10914, a single window of DNA contains:
- a CDS encoding helix-turn-helix domain-containing protein: protein MAGVTKVEIYESAEELQELLRKQKIVSSRERIQALYLLKIGHVKTIQDVAVVLGRARVTVQRWLKDYTESGIKGLLSTKKSPGRPPMINLQAREQLDRELQQPQGFKSYEEIRTWLKAVEGIEASYKVVHDTVRYQMKAKLKVPRAVGVKYDSEAELEFKKNCHNT, encoded by the coding sequence ATGGCTGGAGTCACCAAAGTAGAAATATATGAGTCAGCAGAAGAATTACAGGAACTGCTGAGAAAACAAAAAATAGTATCAAGTCGTGAACGGATTCAAGCGTTGTATTTGCTGAAAATAGGTCATGTAAAAACAATACAGGATGTAGCGGTGGTGCTAGGGAGAGCAAGGGTAACGGTACAAAGATGGTTGAAGGACTATACCGAATCAGGAATAAAAGGTTTATTGTCAACGAAAAAGAGTCCAGGAAGACCGCCAATGATTAACTTACAAGCAAGAGAGCAGCTAGACAGAGAACTTCAACAGCCACAGGGATTTAAAAGTTATGAAGAAATACGAACTTGGTTAAAAGCAGTGGAAGGGATAGAAGCATCATATAAAGTAGTACACGACACAGTGCGCTATCAAATGAAAGCGAAGCTAAAAGTACCGCGAGCCGTAGGTGTCAAATACGATAGTGAAGCAGAATTGGAATTTAAAAAAAACTGCCACAATACCTAG
- a CDS encoding substrate-binding domain-containing protein — MFSFIRVKRPLHIPLEKSHSPVVYPVAVVKNSKNATAAKAFVQFLKE, encoded by the coding sequence ATGTTTTCATTTATACGTGTTAAAAGACCGTTGCATATACCACTTGAGAAATCCCATTCACCAGTGGTGTATCCAGTCGCAGTTGTGAAAAACAGCAAAAATGCCACGGCAGCTAAAGCATTTGTCCAGTTTCTCAAAGAGTGA
- a CDS encoding B12-binding domain-containing radical SAM protein — protein sequence MRVLLLYPLFPKSFWSFDKALELIGRQVTIPPLGIITVAAILPQTWEFRLVDRNVRAETEADWEWADLVIISGMIVQKPDMLHLIREAKQRGKLVAAGGPYVTSVPEAAQSAGVDFLVLDEGELTLPLLVEALERGETSGILRANGEKPDVTHTPIPRFDLLEMEAYSDMSVQFSRGCPFQCEFCDIIVLYGRKPRTKTPAQLLAELQTLYDLGWRRSIFMVDDNFIGNKRNVKLLLRELGPWMAAHGYPFRFSTEASVDLAQDQELLDLMIAANFNAVFLGIETPDTDSLALTQKFQNTRNSLIEAVQRINRSGLRVMAGFIIGFDGEKPGAGDRIIEFVEATAIPQAMFSMLQALPSTALWQRLEKEGRLLDGQHKDANINQTTLINFIPTRPVEELAREYTKCFWELYEPDRYLARVYRHFAHMRPSPNKKKFRRPGLKDIRALLIICWRQGLKRKTRFQFWHQIFLIIRHNPGVFEHYIINCAHLEHFIDYRQIVCDEIAAQLAEIVVQEPDFTPQTPEVIEAAVH from the coding sequence ATGCGAGTTTTACTCCTATATCCCCTTTTTCCTAAATCATTCTGGTCTTTTGATAAAGCCCTAGAACTGATTGGTCGTCAGGTGACAATTCCCCCTTTGGGGATAATCACAGTTGCGGCTATCCTCCCTCAGACTTGGGAGTTCCGCTTGGTAGACCGCAATGTGCGCGCTGAAACTGAAGCAGACTGGGAATGGGCAGATTTAGTGATTATCTCTGGCATGATTGTCCAGAAACCAGATATGCTGCACCTGATCCGTGAAGCGAAGCAACGCGGCAAACTGGTGGCGGCGGGCGGTCCCTACGTTACATCTGTGCCTGAGGCAGCGCAGTCAGCAGGGGTAGATTTTCTAGTTTTAGATGAGGGCGAGCTGACCCTACCTCTATTGGTAGAGGCACTGGAAAGGGGTGAAACTTCTGGGATATTACGTGCTAATGGGGAAAAGCCAGATGTCACCCATACACCTATTCCCAGATTTGATCTGCTGGAGATGGAAGCTTACAGTGATATGTCGGTACAGTTTTCGCGAGGCTGCCCCTTCCAATGTGAATTCTGCGACATTATTGTGCTGTATGGGCGCAAGCCACGCACTAAAACCCCAGCCCAACTGCTAGCTGAGTTGCAGACTCTCTATGATCTGGGCTGGCGGCGCTCGATTTTTATGGTGGATGACAACTTCATTGGCAACAAGCGTAATGTGAAGCTGTTGCTGCGGGAACTAGGTCCTTGGATGGCAGCCCACGGCTACCCCTTCCGCTTCTCAACTGAAGCCTCGGTGGATCTGGCACAGGATCAGGAATTACTAGATTTGATGATTGCTGCCAACTTCAATGCTGTATTTTTGGGCATCGAGACACCGGATACAGATAGCTTAGCCTTGACACAAAAATTTCAGAATACGCGCAACTCTTTAATAGAAGCCGTGCAGAGAATTAATCGCTCAGGGTTGCGGGTGATGGCTGGTTTCATTATTGGCTTTGATGGGGAAAAGCCAGGGGCTGGCGATCGCATTATCGAATTTGTGGAAGCTACTGCAATTCCTCAAGCCATGTTCAGTATGCTTCAAGCTTTGCCTAGTACAGCACTGTGGCAACGACTGGAGAAAGAGGGACGTTTGCTGGATGGACAACACAAAGACGCTAACATCAACCAAACAACGTTGATCAACTTTATCCCGACCCGTCCTGTCGAAGAGTTAGCCCGCGAGTACACAAAATGCTTTTGGGAACTGTATGAGCCGGATCGCTATCTAGCGCGAGTCTATCGCCACTTCGCCCACATGAGACCAAGCCCTAATAAGAAAAAGTTCCGGCGACCTGGGTTAAAGGATATTCGCGCCTTGCTAATTATTTGTTGGCGACAAGGACTCAAGCGTAAGACACGCTTCCAGTTCTGGCATCAGATATTCTTAATCATCCGGCACAATCCGGGAGTGTTTGAACACTACATCATCAACTGCGCTCACCTGGAACACTTCATCGATTATCGCCAAATTGTGTGTGACGAAATCGCCGCCCAACTAGCTGAAATTGTCGTTCAAGAACCAGATTTTACTCCTCAAACTCCTGAGGTAATAGAAGCTGCTGTACATTAA
- a CDS encoding HIT family protein: MKKQENKFSHLTAIERIYLSVPAQFLLDKNMLQGKVLDFGCGFGNDVKLLRQKGFDITGYDPYYFPQYPNEKFDTIICFYVLNVLFLEEQADVLMGVSNLLKPGGKAYYAVRRDIRREGFREHYIHKKTTYQCIVKLPFKSIHLDDYCEIYEYTHYNLQRNSSNNCIFCNPHKNLTILTESATAYAMFDGYPVSKGHILVIPKRHVSNYFELPFKEQSACWFMVNKVQKILSKEFEPDGFNVGMNINRDAGQNMMHASIHIIPRYKNDSVGAKGGIRYVIPKRK, encoded by the coding sequence ATGAAAAAGCAAGAAAATAAATTTAGCCACCTGACGGCAATAGAAAGAATTTACCTATCAGTACCTGCACAGTTTTTGTTAGATAAGAATATGCTTCAAGGTAAAGTCCTAGACTTTGGTTGTGGCTTTGGCAATGATGTTAAATTATTGCGACAAAAAGGATTTGACATTACAGGTTATGACCCTTATTATTTCCCGCAATACCCTAATGAGAAATTTGACACAATAATTTGCTTTTATGTTTTAAATGTTTTATTCCTTGAAGAACAAGCGGATGTTCTCATGGGAGTATCGAATCTATTGAAGCCGGGAGGTAAAGCGTATTATGCAGTAAGAAGGGATATAAGAAGAGAAGGATTTCGAGAACATTATATTCACAAAAAAACTACATACCAGTGTATTGTCAAACTTCCATTTAAATCAATTCATTTAGATGATTATTGCGAGATATACGAGTATACACATTATAATTTACAAAGAAATTCATCTAATAATTGCATATTTTGCAACCCTCATAAAAACCTAACTATCCTAACCGAGTCAGCAACTGCCTATGCTATGTTTGATGGTTATCCCGTAAGTAAAGGTCATATTTTGGTTATTCCAAAACGTCACGTTAGTAATTATTTTGAGCTACCGTTTAAAGAACAATCTGCTTGTTGGTTTATGGTTAACAAAGTGCAAAAAATTCTTAGTAAAGAATTTGAACCTGATGGTTTTAATGTGGGAATGAACATCAATCGAGATGCAGGTCAAAATATGATGCATGCCAGTATTCATATTATCCCTCGTTACAAAAATGATAGTGTTGGTGCTAAAGGTGGAATAAGATATGTGATTCCTAAAAGGAAATAG
- the tftA gene encoding hormogonium tapered terminus morphoprotein TftA codes for MGRIFISAAHGGKEAGGIDPGSIAGSTSEAKEMILLRDLIVTELRARNFEVLAVPDDLSAQQTITWINSRARQKDVALEIHADAASSPSVRGASIFYIANNNERRSHAELLLVGLIRRVPQLPNRGVKPDTASGLGRLAFCRQTATASLLMQVGFLTSPDDRALLQTRRRDFALGIADGVTSWSRVVDPGSEGGAEPTYPPINININGQKYPEQGILINGNSYIPIDLVDRLRIDLSKAPNVRRVTLASVVYVKAVELRDFNVSISWDSASRTLNLRSILQINSGQIDKIMSNGYTSEVQLQLFLRNNNESAIVQFPDLPKLYREEATIEGVNHDIAFCQMCVETGFLRFGGDIRSEQNNFAGLGAIGGGVEAASFESARIGVRAQIQHLKAYASLEPLVQEVVDPRFRFVTRGIAPSINQLSGRWAADLEYGNKILAMLKRLYESAGLI; via the coding sequence ATGGGACGTATTTTTATTTCAGCAGCTCACGGAGGCAAAGAAGCAGGAGGAATAGATCCAGGCTCAATCGCCGGTAGTACAAGCGAAGCAAAGGAAATGATTCTGCTGCGAGATTTAATTGTAACCGAACTCAGAGCGCGTAATTTTGAAGTTTTGGCGGTTCCAGATGACCTAAGTGCCCAACAAACTATTACTTGGATCAATTCTCGCGCGCGTCAAAAAGATGTTGCCCTAGAAATTCATGCTGATGCTGCGAGCAGTCCTTCTGTACGTGGGGCTAGTATTTTCTACATTGCTAACAATAATGAGCGCAGAAGTCATGCCGAACTGCTGCTGGTGGGGCTGATACGCCGCGTCCCTCAGTTGCCAAACCGAGGAGTCAAGCCAGACACAGCGTCGGGTTTGGGGCGTTTGGCATTCTGTCGTCAGACAGCAACTGCTTCTTTGTTAATGCAAGTTGGCTTTCTTACTAGCCCAGACGATCGCGCTTTACTGCAAACTCGCCGCCGTGACTTTGCGCTGGGAATTGCCGACGGAGTTACATCTTGGAGTCGTGTTGTTGATCCCGGTTCAGAGGGGGGAGCAGAACCAACATATCCGCCAATCAACATCAACATTAATGGGCAAAAGTATCCAGAGCAAGGAATACTGATTAATGGTAATTCTTATATCCCCATTGACTTGGTGGATCGCTTGCGGATTGATTTGTCGAAAGCGCCCAATGTTCGCCGCGTGACTTTAGCCAGCGTTGTTTACGTCAAAGCTGTTGAACTGCGGGACTTTAATGTTTCCATCTCTTGGGATAGCGCGAGTCGCACTCTGAATTTGCGCTCGATTCTGCAAATTAACTCTGGTCAAATTGACAAGATTATGTCTAACGGTTACACATCAGAAGTGCAATTGCAGCTATTTCTGAGAAACAACAATGAAAGCGCGATCGTGCAATTTCCTGACTTGCCAAAACTCTACCGGGAAGAAGCGACTATAGAGGGGGTGAACCATGACATTGCCTTCTGCCAAATGTGTGTAGAAACTGGATTTCTACGCTTTGGCGGTGATATCAGATCAGAGCAGAATAACTTTGCCGGTTTGGGTGCTATTGGTGGTGGTGTAGAAGCGGCGTCCTTTGAAAGTGCCAGAATTGGTGTTCGGGCGCAAATCCAACACTTGAAAGCTTACGCTAGTTTGGAACCATTGGTGCAGGAAGTCGTAGATCCAAGATTTCGCTTTGTGACTCGCGGTATTGCTCCATCAATCAATCAACTCTCAGGACGTTGGGCAGCAGATTTGGAGTACGGTAACAAAATTCTGGCAATGCTTAAAAGGCTTTATGAGTCGGCGGGATTAATATAG
- the modB gene encoding molybdate ABC transporter permease subunit produces MPLDFSPLWISLKTSLLATFITFFFGIAAAYWMLEYRGKGKSLIEAIFVAPLILPPTVVGFLLLLLFGKNGPVGKLMEPLGWSVVFTWYGAAIAATVVAFPLMYKTALGAFEQIDTNIKRVARTLGAKESTIFWRISLPLAVPGILAATTLAFARALGEFGATLMLAGNIPGQTQTIPMAIYFAVEGGAMDEAWFWAVAIMAISLSGIIAVNYWQETQGKRRGRGGDTERGRRPDAQRENVTASPRPLLPLSSSGLWVDIEKQLPGFSLQVSFSADKQPLGLLGGSGAGKSMILRCIAGIETPTRGRIVLNGRVLFDSQQGINLPPRDRRIGFLVQNYALFPHMTVGQNIAFGLSKGLSATAIRQQVETQLIAVQLEGYSERYPHQLSGGQQQRVALARALASQPEALLLDEPFSALDTHLRSQLEQQMVGTLANYEGVTLFVTHNMEEAYRVCPNLLVLEKGKVIHSGTKYDIFEHPATVSVAQLTGCKNFSSAVAVTSTQVKAVDWDCTLKLIEPIPDALSYLGIRAHQIILTNNSNQENTFPCWLARTSETPHRMTLFLKLHQPSTHNNDYHLQAEVFKEKWATLKDEPMPWYVRLDPLRLILMERMFGVQYCVQ; encoded by the coding sequence ATGCCCCTTGATTTTTCTCCTCTGTGGATATCCCTCAAAACCTCTTTACTTGCAACATTTATTACCTTCTTCTTTGGTATTGCTGCTGCTTATTGGATGCTGGAATATCGAGGAAAAGGAAAATCTTTGATTGAGGCAATCTTTGTTGCTCCTTTGATTTTGCCTCCCACGGTTGTCGGCTTTTTATTGCTACTGCTGTTTGGTAAAAATGGTCCCGTGGGGAAACTTATGGAGCCTTTGGGTTGGAGCGTCGTTTTCACCTGGTACGGTGCAGCGATCGCTGCCACTGTGGTAGCCTTCCCATTAATGTATAAAACTGCCTTAGGTGCTTTTGAGCAAATAGATACCAACATAAAGCGAGTCGCGAGAACCCTTGGTGCAAAAGAATCAACAATATTTTGGCGAATTAGTTTACCACTGGCAGTGCCAGGGATTTTAGCAGCAACCACCTTGGCTTTTGCCCGTGCGTTGGGTGAATTCGGTGCCACGCTGATGTTAGCAGGAAATATTCCAGGGCAAACTCAGACGATTCCAATGGCAATTTATTTTGCTGTGGAAGGCGGAGCAATGGACGAAGCTTGGTTTTGGGCTGTTGCCATCATGGCTATTTCTCTATCTGGCATTATTGCTGTTAACTATTGGCAGGAAACTCAGGGGAAGAGGAGGGGGAGAGGGGGAGATACGGAGAGAGGGAGACGCCCAGACGCCCAGAGAGAAAATGTCACCGCGTCACCGCGTCCCCTTCTCCCCTTGTCGTCTTCTGGGCTTTGGGTTGACATTGAAAAACAGCTGCCTGGGTTCAGCTTGCAAGTGTCTTTCAGCGCTGATAAGCAACCCTTGGGATTATTAGGAGGGTCTGGGGCTGGAAAGAGCATGATTCTGCGCTGCATTGCTGGGATAGAAACACCGACAAGAGGTCGGATTGTCCTGAATGGGCGGGTGTTGTTTGATTCGCAACAAGGGATTAATTTGCCACCGCGCGATCGCCGTATTGGTTTTCTGGTACAAAACTACGCTCTCTTCCCGCATATGACTGTAGGGCAAAACATTGCATTTGGTTTGTCCAAAGGACTTTCTGCCACAGCGATTCGACAACAAGTCGAAACTCAACTTATAGCAGTACAGTTGGAAGGATATTCTGAGCGCTATCCACATCAACTCTCTGGCGGTCAACAGCAAAGAGTGGCATTGGCAAGAGCCTTAGCAAGTCAACCAGAAGCACTGCTATTAGATGAGCCATTTTCTGCACTAGATACCCACCTGCGAAGCCAACTAGAGCAGCAAATGGTAGGAACATTAGCGAATTACGAAGGTGTGACTCTATTTGTGACCCATAATATGGAGGAGGCTTATCGAGTTTGTCCTAATTTGCTCGTTCTGGAGAAAGGAAAAGTCATTCATTCTGGCACTAAATACGACATTTTTGAACACCCAGCCACTGTAAGTGTTGCCCAATTAACAGGATGTAAAAACTTCTCGAGTGCTGTTGCGGTGACATCAACTCAAGTGAAAGCAGTTGATTGGGATTGTACCCTGAAGCTCATCGAACCTATCCCTGATGCTTTATCTTATTTAGGAATTCGTGCCCATCAAATTATTCTTACCAATAACTCCAATCAAGAAAATACCTTTCCTTGCTGGCTAGCGAGAACGAGTGAAACGCCACACCGAATGACGCTGTTTCTCAAGCTGCATCAACCATCTACTCACAACAATGATTACCACTTGCAAGCGGAGGTTTTTAAGGAGAAATGGGCAACTCTCAAAGACGAACCAATGCCTTGGTATGTGCGTTTAGATCCTTTACGATTAATTTTAATGGAGAGAATGTTTGGTGTTCAATATTGCGTTCAATGA
- a CDS encoding DMT family transporter, whose amino-acid sequence MYLIFNNYLKFSSTSFKGEIAALAAACLWAVASLIYGRLGERIPPLQLNLIKGIVAIAFLLLTILISGELVPNIAPLSLCLLLLSGVVGIGLGDTAFLAAINSLGARRVLLIGTLAPPITAVLALIFLQERLNVSAWCGILLTILGVAWVVTERTPNTSDSSATHLWQGIGFSLLAAMANAAGGVLSRAALANTRVSPLWAALLRLIAAVLILLVWIPFARRQGSFQLKTLQSTQVVLAAIFAAFCGTFLGIWLQQTAIKFTAAGIALTLLQTSPVFIIPLAIWMGEKVSIRAIAGVVIALAGVGLLFYLS is encoded by the coding sequence ATGTATCTTATTTTTAATAATTATTTAAAATTCTCTTCGACAAGTTTCAAAGGAGAAATAGCAGCTTTGGCTGCTGCCTGTTTGTGGGCTGTGGCATCGCTCATATATGGTCGCTTAGGGGAGCGTATCCCGCCATTGCAACTCAACTTAATAAAAGGAATAGTTGCGATCGCCTTCCTGTTGCTCACCATCCTCATCAGTGGCGAATTGGTTCCCAACATTGCACCACTTTCTCTGTGTCTACTCCTCCTCAGTGGCGTTGTGGGCATTGGCTTGGGCGATACAGCTTTTTTGGCAGCTATAAATTCCCTTGGGGCACGTCGTGTCTTGCTCATTGGAACTCTTGCGCCACCCATCACAGCAGTACTCGCGCTGATTTTTCTCCAAGAACGGCTAAACGTTAGTGCTTGGTGCGGAATTTTGCTCACCATACTGGGAGTTGCTTGGGTGGTGACAGAACGCACTCCCAATACAAGCGATAGTTCCGCAACGCACCTATGGCAGGGAATAGGCTTTAGTTTGTTAGCAGCAATGGCAAATGCAGCAGGGGGTGTCCTCTCCCGTGCTGCATTGGCAAATACAAGAGTTAGCCCGTTGTGGGCAGCCTTGTTGCGCTTGATTGCAGCCGTGTTGATTCTCTTGGTGTGGATACCCTTTGCCAGGAGACAGGGCAGTTTTCAGTTAAAAACATTACAATCTACCCAAGTAGTTTTAGCAGCAATCTTTGCTGCCTTCTGTGGCACTTTCTTAGGAATCTGGTTGCAACAGACAGCGATTAAATTCACTGCTGCGGGAATTGCCTTAACCCTGTTGCAGACTAGCCCAGTATTTATTATACCGCTTGCTATTTGGATGGGTGAGAAAGTTAGTATCAGAGCAATTGCTGGTGTTGTGATTGCTTTAGCTGGGGTTGGACTCCTGTTTTACCTAAGCTAA
- the dnaG gene encoding DNA primase — protein sequence MHIPRLHPDTIDEVKQRADIVDVVSEHVVLRKRGKDFVGLCPFHSEKTPSFTVSQTKQMYYCFGCQAGGNAIKFMMDLEKRSFAEVVLDLARRYQVSVRTLEPEQRQELQRQLSLREQLYEVLAVAAQFYQHALRYGGEKALQYLQSNRQLTEETIGQFALGYAPAGWETLYRYLVEDKRYPVQLVEKAGLIKPRKESSGYYDVFRDRVMIPIHDVLGRVIAFGGRSLGDEQPKYLNSPETEVFIKGKTLFALDKAKAGISQMDQAVVVEGYFDAIALHAAGINNVVASLGTALSIEQVRQVLRYTDSKQLVLNFDADKAGTNAAQRAIGEIAELAYKGEVQLKILNLPDGKDADEYLQGRNPEDYRELLANAPLWLDWQIQQITKDRDLKQAADFQQVSQQMVNLLRKITNSDTRNYYISHCAEILSLGDTRLIQLRVENLLTQIAPASTPRNPTPLIKQQPVAAQQSVSSQEGSLLKVAEALLLQIYLHYPEYRQIIVDVLEARDLQFSLSHHRFLWRQILEISSGIEDDLLTTVQDRCLEFPEEIKLVTHLFHLNEKTQKDIISHHDKLIQAATACMERVLCEKRCRHFWELFDQTDPEAEPEKWQSYYQAFYAEKQRLQELERQRQFSLSELM from the coding sequence ATGCACATTCCCCGCTTGCATCCAGATACGATTGATGAAGTTAAACAACGGGCTGACATTGTTGATGTTGTCTCGGAACACGTTGTCTTACGCAAGCGTGGAAAAGATTTTGTGGGTTTGTGTCCCTTCCACTCAGAAAAAACTCCCAGTTTCACGGTTAGCCAAACTAAGCAAATGTACTATTGCTTTGGCTGTCAAGCTGGGGGCAATGCTATTAAGTTCATGATGGACTTGGAGAAGCGCTCTTTTGCTGAAGTGGTGCTGGATTTAGCGCGGCGTTATCAAGTTTCAGTCAGAACTCTAGAACCTGAACAAAGGCAAGAGTTGCAGCGTCAGCTATCTTTGCGCGAACAACTGTATGAAGTTCTTGCGGTGGCGGCACAGTTTTATCAACACGCCCTGAGATATGGTGGAGAGAAGGCATTGCAATATCTGCAATCGAATCGCCAATTGACGGAAGAAACAATTGGGCAGTTCGCTCTCGGATATGCGCCCGCAGGTTGGGAAACACTCTACCGCTATCTGGTTGAAGATAAACGCTACCCAGTACAACTGGTAGAAAAAGCGGGATTGATTAAACCACGCAAAGAATCGAGCGGTTATTATGACGTGTTCCGCGATCGCGTGATGATTCCCATTCACGATGTCCTTGGGCGCGTCATTGCCTTTGGTGGCAGAAGTTTAGGCGATGAACAACCCAAGTATTTGAATTCACCTGAAACAGAAGTTTTTATCAAAGGGAAAACTTTATTTGCCCTCGACAAGGCAAAAGCAGGGATTTCCCAAATGGATCAAGCTGTGGTGGTGGAGGGATATTTTGATGCGATCGCCCTCCACGCTGCTGGTATCAATAATGTTGTCGCCTCTCTTGGTACTGCTCTTAGCATAGAACAAGTACGGCAAGTTTTACGATACACCGACTCTAAACAGTTGGTACTTAACTTTGATGCTGATAAAGCTGGGACAAATGCAGCCCAAAGAGCAATTGGAGAAATTGCCGAACTAGCATATAAAGGTGAAGTCCAGCTCAAGATTCTCAACTTGCCTGATGGTAAAGATGCTGATGAATACTTGCAAGGACGCAATCCAGAAGATTATAGAGAATTATTAGCAAATGCTCCACTTTGGCTAGATTGGCAAATTCAGCAAATCACAAAAGACCGCGACTTGAAACAGGCTGCTGACTTCCAGCAAGTATCTCAACAGATGGTGAATTTATTGAGAAAAATTACTAATAGTGATACGCGGAACTATTATATTTCCCACTGTGCCGAGATACTTAGCTTAGGAGATACCAGACTTATACAGCTACGGGTAGAGAATCTTCTTACTCAAATTGCTCCTGCTAGCACACCCCGTAACCCAACACCACTCATCAAGCAACAACCTGTAGCAGCACAGCAAAGTGTTTCATCTCAAGAAGGCAGTCTTTTAAAAGTGGCAGAGGCTTTATTACTGCAGATTTACTTGCACTATCCAGAATATCGTCAAATTATAGTTGATGTTTTAGAAGCTCGGGATTTGCAATTTAGCCTTTCCCATCACCGATTTTTATGGCGACAAATTTTAGAGATTTCCTCTGGAATAGAGGATGATTTATTAACAACTGTGCAAGATAGATGCCTAGAGTTTCCTGAGGAGATAAAATTGGTGACTCATCTATTTCATCTAAATGAGAAAACCCAAAAAGATATTATTTCACATCACGACAAGTTGATCCAAGCAGCGACTGCTTGCATGGAAAGGGTGCTGTGTGAAAAGCGCTGTCGTCACTTCTGGGAACTGTTTGATCAAACCGATCCAGAAGCTGAACCGGAAAAATGGCAATCGTATTATCAGGCTTTCTATGCGGAAAAACAACGGCTTCAGGAATTAGAGCGACAGCGGCAATTTTCCCTCTCAGAATTGATGTAA
- a CDS encoding IS630 family transposase produces the protein MRYWCGNESRVGLKTEPGRLITTKGVKPIGIMQWKRDNFYLYGLVEPLTGEHFIWEFSHLNTACFNIFLEKFSETYSQDIHILQLDNGAFHFSQHLKLPENIVLLFQPPHTPQVNPIERLWEEVKRHLTWESFSTLDELREFIWKRLEQLNTSIVASITGWDFILDALFVSGFS, from the coding sequence ATTAGATATTGGTGTGGAAACGAAAGCCGTGTGGGGTTGAAGACTGAACCTGGGAGATTAATTACGACAAAAGGAGTCAAGCCCATCGGCATTATGCAATGGAAGCGGGATAATTTTTATTTATATGGATTAGTAGAACCATTAACTGGAGAGCATTTTATTTGGGAATTCTCTCATTTAAATACAGCTTGTTTCAATATTTTTTTAGAAAAATTCTCAGAGACTTATTCTCAAGATATACATATTCTTCAGTTAGATAATGGAGCGTTTCATTTTAGTCAGCATCTCAAACTACCAGAAAATATAGTTTTGTTATTTCAGCCTCCGCATACACCTCAAGTTAATCCAATTGAAAGATTGTGGGAGGAGGTTAAAAGGCATTTAACTTGGGAAAGCTTCTCAACTTTAGATGAATTAAGAGAATTTATTTGGAAGCGATTGGAACAATTAAACACATCAATCGTTGCTTCTATTACAGGTTGGGATTTTATTCTTGATGCTTTATTTGTATCAGGCTTTTCGTGA
- the modA gene encoding molybdate ABC transporter substrate-binding protein, translating into MKRRQLFATLSIAVASLLLTAGLRLFDPSPVIAQSKANLLVSAAASLKDAMAEIKTVYQQSKPNVNISYNFGASGALQQQIEQGAPADVFISAAKKQMDALEQKGLLLAGSRANLANNSLVLVVPSNSTTVTNFNTLTDAKVKKIAIGEPRSVPAGQYGEQVLQNLNILQQVKPKLVYANNVRQVLASVESGNADAGLVYATDAKISNKVKVAVVASEKSHSPIVYPMAVLKSSKNPDAAKEFVKFLSSSPAQAVLKKYGFIVQASKVPATTR; encoded by the coding sequence ATGAAAAGAAGACAACTTTTTGCTACCCTCAGCATAGCAGTTGCTAGCTTGCTGTTAACAGCTGGCTTGCGATTGTTTGACCCATCTCCTGTGATAGCACAGTCAAAGGCCAATCTACTCGTCTCGGCTGCCGCCAGTCTCAAAGATGCGATGGCAGAAATCAAGACGGTTTACCAACAAAGTAAACCAAATGTCAATATTAGTTATAACTTCGGTGCTTCTGGTGCCTTACAGCAACAGATAGAGCAAGGCGCACCGGCGGATGTCTTTATCTCTGCTGCAAAAAAGCAAATGGATGCTTTGGAGCAAAAGGGGCTGTTGCTGGCCGGAAGCCGTGCTAACTTAGCAAACAATAGTCTAGTCTTGGTTGTGCCTAGTAATTCGACAACCGTCACCAACTTCAACACCCTCACAGATGCCAAGGTGAAGAAAATTGCCATAGGCGAACCCAGGAGCGTTCCTGCTGGTCAATATGGCGAACAAGTACTCCAAAACTTGAACATTTTGCAGCAAGTCAAGCCCAAACTTGTCTATGCCAACAACGTACGTCAAGTGCTGGCGTCCGTAGAAAGTGGAAACGCTGACGCTGGTCTGGTTTATGCAACAGATGCCAAAATCTCGAACAAGGTGAAAGTTGCAGTTGTCGCTAGTGAAAAGTCTCACTCTCCGATTGTCTACCCGATGGCAGTGCTCAAAAGCAGTAAAAATCCTGATGCAGCCAAGGAGTTTGTTAAGTTCTTATCTAGCTCGCCAGCTCAGGCTGTACTGAAGAAATATGGGTTTATAGTTCAAGCATCAAAAGTCCCAGCAACAACCCGTTAA